The Apium graveolens cultivar Ventura chromosome 6, ASM990537v1, whole genome shotgun sequence genome contains a region encoding:
- the LOC141668144 gene encoding ATPase GET3A-like: protein MAETIEIPEGTVQNILEQESLKWIFVGGKGGVGKTTCSSIISILLAKVRSSVLIISTDPAHNLSDAFQQRFTKSPSLVNGFSNLYAMEVDPTVEHEDTTGADGMESFISDLSNAIPGIDEAMSFAEMLKLVQTMDYSVIVFDTAPTGHTLRLLQFPSTLEKGLGKIMSLKNKFGGMLGQMTRLFGLGDEFGEDAILGKIEGMKDIIEQVNAQFKDPDMTTFVCVCIPEFLSLYETERLVQELSKFEIDAHNIIINQVLFDDEVVETKLLKARMKMQQKYLDQFYMLYDDFHITKLPLLPEEVCGVDALKGFSRNFLTPYKPAITRGTIEELELKVSTLAQQLKDAEADLERLRKGKTKA, encoded by the exons ATGGCAGAAACAATAGAAATACCAGAAGGGACAGTACAGAATATATTAGAACAAGAAAGCCTAAAATGGATATTCGTAGGAGGCAAAGGGGGTGTTGGAAAGACAACATGTAGCTCAATTATATCTATTCTTCTTGCAAAAGTCAGGTCCTCTGTTTTGATTATATCTACTGACCCTGCTCATAATCTCAGCGATGCTTTTCAACAGAGATTCACTAAATCTCCCTCTCTTGTTAATGGCTTCTCCAATTTATATGCCATG GAGGTAGATCCCACTGTGGAGCATGAAGACACAACGGGTGCGGATGGAATGGAGAGTTTTATATCTGACCTATCAAATGCAATTCCTGGAATTGATGAGGCTATGAGCTTTGCTGAAATGCTAAA ATTGGTGCAAACAATGGACTACTCTGTAATAGTGTTTGACACAGCGCCTACTGGGCACACACTTCGACTATTGCAATTTCCTTCAACATTGGAAAAAGGTCTTGGGAAAATCATGAGCTTGAAGAATAAGTTTGGTGGGATGTTGGGTCAG ATGACTCGTCTCTTTGGCCTTGGTGATGAATTTGGTGAGGATGCAATCTTAGGAAAGATAGAGGGTATGAAGGATATAATTGAACAAGTGAATGCACAATTTAAGGATCCA GATATGACGACTTTTGTTTGTGTATGCATACCGGAGTTCCTCTCCCTATATGAAACAGAAAGATTGGTGCAGGAACTCAGCAAATTTGAGATAGATGCACATAATATTATCATCAACCAAGTACTTTTTGATGATGAAG TTGTTGAAACGAAGTTGCTTAAAGCTAGAATGAAGATGCAACAAAAGTACCTCGATCAGTTCTACATGTTATATGATGACTTCCATATAACAAAGTTGCCTTTACTGCCAGAAGAG GTTTGCGGGGTTGATGCTTTGAAAGGATTTTCACGTAATTTTTTAACACCATACAAACCTGCCATCACAAGGGGCACCATAGAAGAGCTGGAACTGAAAGTATCTACACTAGCGCAGCAGTTGAAAGATGCCGAAGCAGATCTAGAAAGACTAAGGAAAGGGAAAACAAAGGCATAA
- the LOC141667831 gene encoding uncharacterized protein LOC141667831 — MDKISSDDGASSNATPLLRSVVVRNGSDQNNNTHDDEEQHCPTRPWQGEFAKSIIYAGLDAIVTCFSLISSISAGRLSSVDVLVLGFANLVADGISMGFGDFVSSSTEKEVAARERSVVEWEVTNHRTPQKRDLLRQYQALGMGEEDAAMVVNLLAKYKNILVDEKMSTEKRMLPPDESEKPWKNGLVTFVAFLVFGSAPLLGFIILIPFTNNDTHKFIGACIMSAIALVLLGIAKAKIAGQSYIPSAILTLLNGAIAGGVAYLIGWTLKNVAGLED; from the exons ATGGATAAAATAAGCAGCGACGACGGCGCCAGCAGCAATGCCACCCCATTGCTCCGATCAGTGGTGGTAAGAAATGGATCAGATCAGAATAATAATACCCATGATGATGAGGAACAACATTGTCCCACAAGGCCATGGCAAGGGGAGTTTGCTAAGAGTATTATATATGCTGGCCTTGATGCCATTGTTACTTGTTTCTCTCTTATTTCATCCATCTCCGCCGGCCGTCTCTCCTCCG TGGATGTGTTGGTTTTAGGATTTGCGAATTTGGTGGCTGATGGAATATCCATGGGCTTCGGTGATTTTGTATCGAGCAGCACGGAGAAGGAGGTGGCGGCCAGGGAGAGATCGGTAGTTGAATGGGAGGTTACAAATCACCGAACTCCACAGAAACGTGATCTACTCCGCCAGTACCAAGCTCTAGGAATGGGCGAAGAAGATGCAGCAATG GTAGTGAATTTACTGGCCAAGTACAAGAACATATTAGTTGATGAGAAGATGTCAACTGAAAAAAGGATGTTACCACCAGACGAATCCGAGAAGCCATGGAAGAATGGCTTAGTCACCTTTGTCGCCTTCCTCGTATTTGGCAGTGCACCTCTTCTTGGTTTCATCATTCTCATTCCCTTCACAAACAACGACACGCACAAGTTCATCGGCGCCTGCATAATGTCTGCCATTGCCCTTGTCCTTCTAGGCATTGCGAAGGCTAAGATTGCAGGTCAGAGTTATATACCATCTGCAATCCTCACTCTCCTTAATGGTGCAATAGCCGGCGGTGTTGCGTACCTTATTGGATGGACACTTAAAAATGTAGCAGGATTGGAAGATTAG
- the LOC141665307 gene encoding serine/threonine-protein kinase BLUS1-like: protein MKPPYYLADSKAYKLVDKVGSSYYWSLYKAVYDHGDDHDNNVSIKIFDFNQKEDMYPVHSIIKEIFQAKKCCQHANIVRSVHCSFKKDNHLCVVLPNPKKPLPSFAIFKHGLPEEIVAFVIMETLKALDCMHETGERVHGNLSTTNVFLDEEANVKLEFPSWLINPEVVENPSSDKKNKKSDFRMVGTLAYDLFNGTSPAKKKLPALLEDFVKFCGSSRGPDTIHELMSHPFLKEFCHLDQYTKDLKKLLTRKLHPKRISCFFVCN, encoded by the coding sequence ATGAAGCCGCCCTACTATCTTGCAGATTCCAAGGCTTACAAGTTAGTCGATAAAGTTGGTTCTTCCTACTACTGGAGTTTGTACAAGGCTGTCTATGATCATGGTGATGATCATGATAATAATGTTTCCATCAAGATTTTCGACTTCAAtcaaaaagaagatatgtatCCTGTACACTCTATAATCAAAGAGATCTTTCAGGCAAAGAAGTGTTGCCAACACGCAAACATAGTTCGATCTGTCCATTGTTCTTTCAAGAAAGATAATCATCTATGCGTGGTTTTGCCTAATCCGAAAAAACCTCTACCTTCTTTCGCTATTTTCAAGCATGGCTTGCCAGAAGAGATTGTTGCTTTCGTTATAATGGAAACCCTGAAAGCCTTGGACTGTATGCATGAAACTGGCGAACGCGTGCATGGAAATTTGTCTACTACAAACGTGTTCTTGGACGAGGAAGCTAATGTAAAACTAGAGTTTCCTTCGTGGCTAATCAATCCAGAAGTGGTTGAGAATCCTAGTTCCGATAAGAAGAATAAAAAGAGTGATTTTAGAATGGTGGGAACCTTGGCCTATGATTTGTTTAACGGAACAAGCCCTGCAAAGAAGAAGCTACCTGCATTGTTGGAAGACTTTGTGAAATTCTGTGGTTCATCTCGCGGCCCAGATACGATACACGAATTGATGTCCCACCCATTCTTGAAGGAGTTTTGTCACTTGGATCAGTACACAAAAGATTTGAAGAAATTGCTTACCAGGAAGTTACACCCAAAGAGGATTAGTTGTTTCTTTGTATGTAATTAG